The Triticum aestivum cultivar Chinese Spring chromosome 4B, IWGSC CS RefSeq v2.1, whole genome shotgun sequence sequence AAAGAGATACACACAATCGGGAGAGAAATAGTTTCATTTTCTTTCTCTACaaggagagatacatgcaatcaggtGAGAAATACTTTCCTTTTTCTGGAGGGCCAAGATTGGAATTACAAGAAATTAGAACAAATGTGTCTTACATTatgaaattttatcaaaaaacaaatacaccttatataaagaaacggagggagtattaggtaTAGATTTGTTAGTGCCACGTCGGTTATGGgacttttttttttacttttttggggATAAGCTGGCTCTAGTAAGCGGGCGACAACAGTGAGTCATTCTGACGGCGCTAGTGGTCATTTAGTGGTCTAGAGACCTTGGTGTAATTCTTATTATTTTGAAGGTGCTTTTGTATTTCTGGTGAACTTTTGTAATAAGTttggatttcttcttcttttttttttgcaaaaaagagCTATTCGAAGGGATATATAATGGATCTGGGCAGTGCAAAGCCATATGTGGCAACCTAGATCAAGCGATGAGAAAAAATTGAAATATCGTCTTGACAAAACAAAGGAGCAACACATGATCAATTGGAATTGTAGAACTAAACACACCAGCCAGTCCATCCAAAAGGCCCCTTCAGCCTTAAATGTGGACCGAAAGTGGATTACAATTTAACTGCCCCAACCGGATTTTTAACTCAACACCTCTTAGCTCCGATACCATGTAGAACTGCACACACCAGCTAGTTAGTTTATGACTTGGCAGCGGAAACGAGGTCAAGCCACAATAATATATTGCATTTACTGGGTTTTAAACCCTGAACGTGTTGGTTGCAAGTGTATGTACCTAACCAGTTCACCAATGAGCTCAACCTGATGGTAAAAGGTGAATTATACATTCATAGAGACTTATTTTTTCAACTCATTGACTTGCGCATGTATTTAGTTGGTGCTATGTGTCATGGCATCTCCTTTGATGTGAACAAACGAAATCAGACTTGCTCCAAATCTGGGAGATGTTCGTTAGCATGCTGTTGAAAAAGCATTGCAATTTCTAATAGTAGTTACTATGAAGTCATGAGTTCGATATATCTGGTAGTGCAAGGCAAAGGCACGATAAACCTTCGGGACTCATGGAAAATACAAAAAGTAGGCCAGtgtcaaaaacgcttttatattatgggacggagggagtagtaaataaagGATATGGCTGGAGACGAGAATTAACCAAGTCAGATACAAGTCTTACACCATTTGATTCTACACTATATATCCATgtagatttttttaattatttgatTAACCAGAAATGATGTAGGAAATAAACGAGACTTTTGTTAATTAACAACAATTCTCACCTATGGATGTGAATTAATAGTATAATTAGCAAATCCGGAAAATAAAAGAAGAAGATAGCCGGGGAATGCATGACCCCAGGCGCCCCCAGCCTGGCAGCTGTCCCGTCGTCCGGTGGCGCCGTACGCCCCGACGACGACGTCCGGTCGCGACGGCGAGGAACGGGTCAAATGAGACTAAAAGTGGGCCCCGCCCCGCCCGATTTAGCCACAGGCCACCGTGGTCCctgtctctctctatcctcatCCCGCAAAGTCTCCGTGGACCAAGCCTATAAACCCCGCGCGCACTCCGCCCGCACACCACACAGACTGTCAGGAGGGTCGATACGCCGCGTCCACGCAGGCGAGGCCAGCGAGCAGAGCAAGCGCCCGTGCTCCTCCCGTCCccttcttccccctcctcctccgccgggAGATATTTCTCCTCCCCtgtccgcctcgccgtcgccgtcgccgtctccgcCGCCATGAACTGCCTCCAGCACCTGCTCAAGTAAGTCAGGCGCGGCCCGGCCCTTTCGATTTCTCCCCGGAATCATGTTTCGCCGCCTCTCGCCCCCGCAGCTTGGCTGATTTTTGCCGCCCCCAGGGAGCCTCCGATCTTAGCGGGATCCAGATCGATGAGGCGGCCCTCGCCGCTCAACCTCGTGAGTCACCCCCGCCGATTCCATGCATCCATTTATTTCGATTTCGATTTCgatttccatttccatttccatttcgCCGGCCACGGAATCGAGCCTCGAATCTGACCCGCTGCTTTTGGTCCGCCCAGGCCATGGTTCGCGGAGGGAGTCGCCGCTCCAACACCGTCAAAACTGTAAGCATTTCAGCATCCTCTGCGACTTCACTTCTGTTTCAGGGCGAGGGGCTACAGAATCAACTAACCGTCTTAACGCTTGTGGGCTTGCGATTTCAGGCGTCCGGGACATCCACTTCCAGCGCGGAGAACAGCGCGTTGGAGCCCGGCGCCGACAAGTCCGATACGTATAGCACCAACATGACACAGGCCATGGGAGCAGGTACGTGAAGAGAAAAATTCAACTTCCATGACCGATTCACAGTTTTTTCCTTGTACTTGTCTGTCTGATTCAATATCAGTGGCAAGGTTAGACAATGGTACTAGTTGCATTTCAGTCATGCTGGGGTGAGGTGGACTGGCTACTTGCTTGACTTAATGAATCCCTTGTAGCTGGAAAAATGAGAAAACGCCCCATTCATATAGCTATATTATATTACCTGATTGGAACCATTCAGCACAAACTATTATTCTCTATCCTAGTATGGGCATTTTATCACCTTCTTCTCCATTACTAGCCTTTATAGACTTTTAGGCTTTAGCGACAGCTCATTCATCTGACTTTTTAGCATGTCTAACCTTCCCTTCTTCGAGACCATGAGTGCTTCAACATCAGAGGcccggggtaatcctccttttctaaaaaaaagagtgTTTCAACAGCTGGCCTTGTCCATTATGCTATAATATCTAGTATTGTTCCTCGACTCAAAATTTCCTCGTTTGCTGCTATCATGCTGTTCTGTTTAATTCTGTTCATTACGTTGTACAGAATCTTACCATATAGAAAGCTCTGATACTAATTAGTCAATATTTGCTTACTTTAGATCACCAATTAAGCGCGGATTCCTGcaatatcttatactccctccgttagttagtacaaagttgagtcatctattttggaacggagggagcactaAATAGTCAAAACTAAACTCTATCCTGGTGTGATCGTTTTATGGTGTTCTTCTCCATTAAACTTTGTACAGTAGACTTTTAGGCTTTAGCGACAGCTCATTCATCTGACTTTTTTTGGCATATCTAACCTCCCCTTCTTGGAGACTGAGTGTTTCAACAGCTGGCCTTGTCCATAATGCTATATGTAGTATCGTTCCTCGACTCAAAGTTTCCTCGTTCGCTGCTATCATGTTGTTCTGTTTAACTTTGTTCATTACATTGTACAGAATCTTATCATGTAGAAATCTTTGATACTGATTAGTCAAAATTTGCTTATCTTCAAATCACCAATTAAGCACGAATTTCTGCAATAACTTATGCTCCTTTCTCATTAAGTTCTGTTTACTACACTATTCCTAAAATATTTCCttttattcaaaaaaaaaacatttcTAGTGTTGACGTACAGGCATGAGCTTGGAATGAATTACAATTTTATATGCCCAGACTTGATTGTAGGCTCCTGCTTACAGGTTCTCATCTCAACCATTCAGATAGAAACTTTACAGCTGTGACTCCATCTAATTATCTGGTTTCATGTGCAGAGCCCAAGTGATGTTGATAAGCTTCGGGAGATTGGTGTAAAAACTGTATTCTGCTTGCAGCAAGATCCAGACCTTGAGTATCCTTTTATTCAAGCGTATTTTCATCTTTCTGGTAGAAATGAAGAAATATATTTACTACTGCTTATTAAGCTAGATCCAAACTTGCATATCTGTAAGATCGTAATGCTTATGTTGAAACATTGTCGAATTCGGCTTAGCTTTCTATCCACTCATGCATTTTTGTTTGCAGACATTTTATCTGTGCAGTGTGTAAACATCTTTTAACATGATCTAGTTTTTATCCTAGCGACATACTCCGTAGTTATTTGTTACTTCCACTGCTATGCAATGCTTTCTTACTATGAATAAATGTGTTTCATCCTTCACCACTTTATTTAGATATTTTGGAGTTGACATCGGTGCCATTCAAGACTATTGTCTAGAATGCAAAGACATTGAGCACTGTCGTGAAGAAGTTAGGTATTAAAAGTTCTAATCTTCATGAGTCCATTTTAAACTGGACTTAAGAATTTGGCATAACCTATGCCAAATGGAGTTATGCAATTCTTTGTTCCGAGGTGACGTAGTTAAATTGGAGAATATGCCATTGTTCATCTGGCTTTGGAATTGATCAAATTCAGCTGTCCTCTAGTTTCAAAGAGATTACGATATAGTTAGCAACTTATTGTCTCTATTCTCTCTGGTCCTGTTGACCTTGTACATGCATGATATTATATTTCAGTACAGTCGTTTTTCAGTACAGTCGGGAGAACATGTAGATGATTTGTATTTGCACCAAGCAGTATGTATATAGCAATGTAGTTCTTCCTTGCATCCAGTGTGTTCTTTTCATTGTCTGTGTTGCGCATATCCAAAGTATTAAATTAATTTAATATTTAATTACACCAGGGATTTTGATGCTTTCGATTTGCGACTGAGGCTTCCTGCTGTGATTAGCAAATTGTACAAGCTTGCCAGCCACAATGGTGGAGTAACATATATACATTGTACTGCTGGACTTGGAAGAGCTCCTGCTGTGGCAGTAGGTTTACAGTCTTTCTCTTATCGTTTCTCAAATATGTTCGGATGTGCCAATTGGGTTACATGGTCGTGA is a genomic window containing:
- the LOC123093856 gene encoding phosphoglucan phosphatase DSP4, amyloplastic, giving the protein MNCLQHLLKEPPILAGSRSMRRPSPLNLAMVRGGSRRSNTVKTASGTSTSSAENSALEPGADKSDTYSTNMTQAMGAVLTYRHELGMNYNFICPDLIVGSCLQSPSDVDKLREIGVKTVFCLQQDPDLEYFGVDIGAIQDYCLECKDIEHCREEVRDFDAFDLRLRLPAVISKLYKLASHNGGVTYIHCTAGLGRAPAVALAYMFWILGYNLNEGHQLLQSKRPSFPKLEAIKLATADILTGLSKNCITLKWKNGSCSSVEISGLDIGWGQKIPLAYDEEKKAWFLERELPEGRYEYKYVVDGNWVCNEHEMKTKPNADGHVNNYIQVARDGTSDEEKAMRERLTGPDPDLTKEERLMIKEYLEQYTEQ